GCCTCGCTGGGCGATCGCTGCTTCCTCGGTGAAGGCACGGTCATCCCGCCCGGCATGTCCGTCCCGGACCAGTCCGTGGTGGTGGGAAGACCGGGCCGCATCATCCGCCGCGCCAACCCCGAGGACCTGCTCCGCGTGGAACGGCAGCGTGAGGGAGGCCTGAGCCTCACCTATCAGCCACTCACCGCCTTCTCCGCGAGAGACCGTGTCGAGGATGCACCCATGGGACAGTTGTATGCCTTTCAAGACAAGCACCCCTTCATCCATCCCACCGCCACGCTCTTCTCTTCCGCGGAGGTGATGGGGGACGTCGTCATCGGCGCGGGGGCCATCATTGGCGCGGGCGTGAAGATTCTCGGCGATGCGCACGGGCCGGTGCGGATTGGCGCGCGGGTGCAGATTCTGGAGAACACGGTGCTGCACCTGCTGCCGGACACGATGCTCGCGCTGGAGGACGGCGTCATCATCGGGCCGGGGTGCATGCTCCATGGCTGCCACATCGGCGCGGGCTCGGTCATCGAGCCGGGCGCCATCCTCTGCGACGGCTCGCGCCTGGGCCGGGGCTGCCACGTGGGCGCGGGCGCCCTGGTGAAGCAGCGCTCCGTCTTCCCGGACGGCGCGCTCCTGGAGGGCTTCCCCGCCACGCAGGTGGGCACGCGTGCCTCGCCGCCCGAGCTGCCGCGCTGGGCCCTGCGCCCCGAGGACCTCCCCAGCCTGCGGCGCATGGGCTGACGCGCGAGGCCGCCACCGCCAGTGCTAGAACCGTGGGATGGGTCACCCCACGGTCGAGAACGAGACGCCCTTCGTCTGCGAGTTCATGGGCTGCGCCGACGAAGAGGGCCGGCCGCTCCTGCTGCTGCTCATCAAGGCGACGTACCTGCTGAGCGAGGGCCGCCTGATGCTCGCCGCGAAGCAAGAGCCGGTGAAGTGGGCGGGAGAGCCCTGGGGCAAGCCCGGCGAGTCCAGCGACAAGTACGAGCCCGAGTGCGCCTTCTTCAAGCCCGCCACGGACGTGGTCCTCATCGGCCATGGCTACACCCAGAAGAAGGGCGACACCGAGACCCTGGTGGCCGTGCAGGTGGGGCCCGTGAAGAAGGCCCTGCGCGTCGTGGGCGAGCGGACCTGGTTCCGCAGCCTGGGGCGCGTGGGCATGACGCAGCCCCTCCCCTTCGAGAAGCTCCCGCTGACGTGGGAGCGCGCCTTCGGCGGCTGGGACAAGAGCGACGCGGACGCGAAGAAGCACGGCTTCGAGCCCCGCAACCCCGTGGGCGTGGGCTTCCGCGCCAGCCCGCGGAACTTCGAGGAAGGGCTGATGCTGCCCAACCTGGAGGATCCCGCGCAGCCCCTGCGCGAGTTCGGCCAGCGCGTGACGCCGATGGGCGTGGGCTTCACCTCGCCGCACTGGCAGCCTCGGGCCGCGCTCGCGGGCACGTATGACAAGGCCTGGGAAACCAGCCGCAAGCCCTTGCTGCCCACCGACTTCGACCGGCGCTTCTTCAACGCGGGCGCGCCGGGGCTCGTGGCGCCGGGCTACCTGCGCGGCGACGAGGCCGTCATGCTGGTGAATGCCACACCGCAAGGTCGCCTCGGCTTCTCCCTCCCCGCGCAGGCGACTCCCGTCATCACGGTGGAGCAGACGGGCGCGGAGGACGCACAGCCCGACGTCCGACTCGACACGGTCATCCTGGAGCCGGACGAGAAGCGCGTGGTGCTCCTGTGGCGGGCGCATCTGGCTTTGGAGGATGGCTTTCACTCCATCCGCACGATGCGCATCACGGCCCAGGGCGTCTCACGCCCTCCCGAGTCGAGTTCCAGCGCGGCGTGAAGAAGTGTCCGATAGTGATTGACGCGTGATTGCCCTTTCGGGCGGGGGAATGGGCAGACATCCATTTCGAGGATAATCTGGATTCCTGCCAAGGAGTCACCCATGCCCCTCCCAGCGCGCGCTCCCTCACTGGAGCACGAGCGGGCTCGAGACGTCAGGGATTGGCGGTCAGCGGTTGCCCCATTGAATGCCCTGGTCCTCCACCTGCGCTACGAGCTGGACTTGCGGAGCGAAGCCCTGCAAGTCCCCGCGAACGACGCCGCCCACATCCGGCTGCTTCACGAAGTCTCATTGCATGAGCAGATGTTAGCCATCGCCTTGCTGCGCACGGAGACGGACACGCGCGGCTTCTTCGCCCACCTGACGCGTTCGGCGGAGGCGCGGCGCCAGCTCTTGATGACGGCCCGCGAGGGCGGTCGTGGGGGGCGCTTCACGGGCACCAGCCACCTTCAGCCCTTCTGCGATGCGCTGGCCTCGGGACACGACTCGCTCGCGCGCGAGCTGGCCCGCCTGTCCTCGCGGGTCTGGCTCCAGGAGGAGGAGTACGAGGAGGACTTCCTCTACGCCCACTTCCTCCACCAGCTCGTCCTGGAGGCCCCCCCCTCCACCGCGGCGCTCGAGGCCCTGCTCGACCGCTGGGGTCGCCTGGAGTCCGCCCCCGACGCGCGCCTCGCCGTGTGCCACGCGCTGGTGAGACAGGACGCCGAGTCCTTCGATGCCGCGCTGGAGGCACGCGGGCGCGAGCACGAGGCCCACTGCGACGAGCTGGCCGCCCTGC
The genomic region above belongs to Myxococcaceae bacterium JPH2 and contains:
- a CDS encoding DUF2169 domain-containing protein, producing MGHPTVENETPFVCEFMGCADEEGRPLLLLLIKATYLLSEGRLMLAAKQEPVKWAGEPWGKPGESSDKYEPECAFFKPATDVVLIGHGYTQKKGDTETLVAVQVGPVKKALRVVGERTWFRSLGRVGMTQPLPFEKLPLTWERAFGGWDKSDADAKKHGFEPRNPVGVGFRASPRNFEEGLMLPNLEDPAQPLREFGQRVTPMGVGFTSPHWQPRAALAGTYDKAWETSRKPLLPTDFDRRFFNAGAPGLVAPGYLRGDEAVMLVNATPQGRLGFSLPAQATPVITVEQTGAEDAQPDVRLDTVILEPDEKRVVLLWRAHLALEDGFHSIRTMRITAQGVSRPPESSSSAA
- a CDS encoding immunity 49 family protein, which translates into the protein MNALVLHLRYELDLRSEALQVPANDAAHIRLLHEVSLHEQMLAIALLRTETDTRGFFAHLTRSAEARRQLLMTAREGGRGGRFTGTSHLQPFCDALASGHDSLARELARLSSRVWLQEEEYEEDFLYAHFLHQLVLEAPPSTAALEALLDRWGRLESAPDARLAVCHALVRQDAESFDAALEARGREHEAHCDELAALRLAPSAEARTLRLVFVEGLALLRLATARGIPTRSEYRLMPALARVGG
- a CDS encoding UDP-3-O-(3-hydroxymyristoyl) glucosamine N-acyltransferase; translation: MSAPLPAPAPLPAAGAHHLTLASSARLLGTVHVGPGAVIAQGAVVRSHGGAVQLGAGSSLLENAVMVGTPERPVTVGEKVVIGHRSLVIGARVGHLCEVGHGSVLLPGASLGDRCFLGEGTVIPPGMSVPDQSVVVGRPGRIIRRANPEDLLRVERQREGGLSLTYQPLTAFSARDRVEDAPMGQLYAFQDKHPFIHPTATLFSSAEVMGDVVIGAGAIIGAGVKILGDAHGPVRIGARVQILENTVLHLLPDTMLALEDGVIIGPGCMLHGCHIGAGSVIEPGAILCDGSRLGRGCHVGAGALVKQRSVFPDGALLEGFPATQVGTRASPPELPRWALRPEDLPSLRRMG